The following are from one region of the Stigmatella ashevillena genome:
- a CDS encoding serine/threonine protein kinase, whose protein sequence is MTLSAGAQIGKYIVRRKLAEGGMAEIYLCTAQGAEGFEKEVVIKQVRPFLASDPGFVEMFIAEARLASRLNHANVVQIFDFAKHEDTYYLAMEYVRGCTLWDLRRKCKEQREPMPPVLVAHIGVEVARGLHYAHRLRVNGEPLFLVHRDVTPHNVLLSFEGAVKLTDFGIAKAGNKMTSPGMLKGKFAYMSPEQSRGENVDARTDVFALGVVLWEMLTGGRLFDGDSELAVLRAVQESVIPEPSRLNPEVPGELGEVVMKALCRDVSARYQTAAEFERALAQCVLNHAQSVDDTDVGGFLRRLFGGAPSMALQALSDRTQHAEAGAGPQEGRVPEPGSREPTAVLPGSRSRSAPEGSGRPSAPSPDEDVHAPTHRVSLRGGEPSAAVQGGLEVPVKSSEARRKAALRRPGRWPGLGLVALVAATGVGVLVTSLRSAAPPRSGGEGERSQAFEKPAASAVTGPEARGGAAPPPATPPRVSSPEPKPAMPSVGERAAAAVEAPPPSVTAAPLVKGRLVVKATPYATVLVNGRSLGEVLGRKVFPLAPGSYQLTLTHPKETRTESITIVPDGTVTREFRARMR, encoded by the coding sequence TTGACGCTTTCCGCTGGAGCGCAGATCGGCAAGTACATCGTCCGCCGGAAGCTCGCCGAGGGCGGGATGGCGGAGATCTATCTCTGTACCGCCCAGGGGGCCGAGGGCTTCGAGAAGGAAGTCGTCATCAAACAGGTGCGCCCGTTCCTCGCGAGCGACCCGGGTTTCGTGGAGATGTTCATCGCGGAGGCGCGGCTGGCCTCGCGGCTCAACCACGCCAACGTGGTGCAGATCTTCGACTTCGCGAAGCACGAGGACACGTACTACCTGGCGATGGAGTACGTGCGGGGCTGCACGCTCTGGGACTTGCGCAGGAAGTGCAAGGAGCAGCGGGAGCCCATGCCGCCCGTGCTGGTGGCGCACATCGGCGTGGAGGTGGCGCGCGGCCTTCATTACGCGCACCGGCTCCGGGTAAACGGCGAGCCGCTCTTCCTGGTCCACCGGGACGTCACCCCGCACAACGTGCTGCTCTCGTTCGAGGGGGCGGTGAAGCTCACCGACTTCGGGATTGCCAAGGCAGGCAACAAGATGACCTCGCCGGGCATGCTCAAGGGCAAGTTCGCGTACATGTCGCCCGAGCAATCCCGAGGGGAGAACGTGGATGCGCGCACGGATGTCTTCGCGCTCGGCGTCGTGCTCTGGGAGATGCTCACCGGGGGGCGGCTGTTCGACGGGGACTCGGAGCTCGCCGTGCTCCGGGCCGTCCAGGAGAGCGTCATCCCCGAGCCCTCCCGGCTCAACCCGGAGGTGCCGGGCGAGCTGGGCGAGGTGGTGATGAAGGCGCTCTGCCGGGACGTCTCGGCCCGCTACCAGACGGCGGCGGAGTTCGAGCGGGCGCTGGCCCAGTGTGTGCTGAACCATGCCCAGTCCGTGGATGACACGGACGTGGGGGGATTCCTGCGGCGGCTCTTCGGGGGCGCGCCCTCGATGGCGTTGCAGGCCCTCTCCGACCGGACGCAGCACGCCGAGGCCGGGGCCGGTCCGCAAGAGGGCAGGGTGCCCGAGCCTGGTAGCCGCGAGCCCACGGCCGTGCTGCCCGGCTCCAGGAGCCGTTCGGCCCCAGAGGGCTCGGGGCGTCCGTCCGCGCCCTCTCCCGACGAGGACGTTCACGCGCCCACGCATCGGGTATCTCTCAGGGGTGGGGAGCCCTCCGCGGCCGTCCAGGGAGGCCTCGAAGTGCCCGTGAAGTCCTCGGAGGCCCGCCGGAAGGCGGCGTTGCGGCGCCCCGGGCGATGGCCCGGGTTGGGGCTGGTGGCCCTCGTGGCCGCCACGGGCGTGGGCGTCCTGGTCACCTCCCTGCGGTCGGCCGCGCCGCCGCGTTCTGGGGGGGAAGGTGAGCGCTCCCAAGCCTTCGAGAAGCCTGCTGCCTCGGCCGTGACGGGGCCAGAAGCGAGGGGGGGCGCCGCCCCTCCGCCCGCCACGCCTCCCCGTGTTTCCTCTCCGGAGCCCAAGCCGGCGATGCCTTCCGTGGGCGAACGGGCGGCGGCGGCCGTGGAAGCCCCGCCCCCCTCGGTCACGGCAGCCCCCCTCGTGAAGGGCCGCCTCGTCGTCAAGGCGACGCCGTATGCCACGGTGCTGGTGAATGGCCGCTCTCTTGGCGAGGTCCTGGGCCGCAAGGTCTTCCCCCTGGCGCCGGGCAGCTACCAGCTCACCTTGACGCATCCCAAGGAGACCCGGACCGAGTCCATCACCATCGTTCCGGATGGAACGGTGACCCGGGAGTTCCGCGCCCGGATGCGCTGA
- a CDS encoding MerR family transcriptional regulator yields MDAMDLLGPEDIEQIERDHAGGLPASTILEIFRPCGVQLSEATFRKYVQAGLLPRSRRVGRKGKHQGSRGLYPVESVRRINAIKKMMAEGHTLEDIKRSFLFHKNHIDQLQRNLAEVLDGFQAELGDRPFAGAHRRTLEEELANLRSRAQDLVRDVARLGSAVTAHADETGHSH; encoded by the coding sequence ATGGATGCGATGGATCTACTGGGCCCCGAGGACATTGAGCAGATCGAGCGCGATCACGCGGGCGGCCTTCCGGCGAGCACGATCCTGGAGATCTTCCGCCCCTGCGGCGTCCAGCTGTCGGAGGCGACGTTCCGCAAGTACGTTCAAGCGGGATTGCTGCCGCGCAGCCGTCGTGTGGGCCGCAAGGGCAAGCACCAGGGCAGCCGGGGGCTCTACCCCGTGGAGTCCGTCCGGCGCATCAATGCCATCAAAAAGATGATGGCGGAGGGGCACACGCTGGAGGACATCAAGCGGTCATTCCTCTTCCACAAGAACCATATTGACCAACTCCAGAGAAATCTGGCCGAGGTGCTTGACGGCTTCCAGGCCGAGCTGGGAGACCGGCCGTTCGCAGGGGCCCACCGGCGGACGCTCGAGGAGGAGTTGGCAAACCTAAGGAGTCGCGCGCAGGATCTGGTCAGAGACGTGGCCCGGCTGGGCAGCGCAGTGACTGCACACGCAGACGAAACGGGCCATTCGCATTAG
- the purH gene encoding bifunctional phosphoribosylaminoimidazolecarboxamide formyltransferase/IMP cyclohydrolase, translating to MRLLTPPPPPLREAHPLVLALLSVSDKRGLVPFAQGLAQRGFQLLSTGGTLAALQAAGVAATPVSEHTQSPEILGGRVKTLHPRIHGGLLGRLEVEGDRAEMAAHGILPISLVVVNLYPFRQTVASGASEPEVIEQIDIGGPAMVRAAAKNFRHVCVVVDPDDYAAVLEELGTSGGVGEETRRRLMRKAFAHTAAYDASIAGWLAGQAQEPFPAELSLAFQKVQGLRYGENPHQRGAFYREHSAPAEPTVAFAKVLQGKELSYNNILDLDAALGLVLEFPEQPCAVIIKHNTPCGVAVDEQLVRAYRTARAIDEVSAFGGIVALNREVDEACAQALAETFLEAVIAPAYAPAALQLLGAKKNLRLLEAGPGLASAQARPRVQLDARSVSGGLLLQDRDAAEPSLEWKVVTRRAPTAEEEKALRFAWRICKHVKSNAIVFAQPLRLLAAGGGQTSRVDSVKIAAVRGGEALRGSAVASDAFFPFRDGLDEAARAGATCVIQPGGSVRDAELIAAADEHNLAMVLTGVRHFRH from the coding sequence ATGCGGTTGCTAACACCGCCGCCTCCCCCTCTCCGCGAGGCGCACCCTCTCGTGCTGGCTCTCCTCAGCGTTTCAGACAAACGCGGGCTGGTTCCCTTCGCGCAGGGCCTTGCCCAGCGCGGCTTCCAGCTGTTGTCCACGGGTGGCACCCTGGCGGCGCTCCAAGCGGCAGGCGTGGCGGCCACCCCGGTTTCCGAGCACACCCAGAGCCCCGAAATCCTGGGCGGCCGGGTGAAGACGCTCCATCCGCGCATCCATGGAGGCCTTCTGGGCCGCCTGGAGGTGGAAGGGGATCGCGCGGAGATGGCCGCCCACGGCATCCTCCCCATCTCCCTGGTGGTGGTGAACCTCTACCCCTTCCGGCAGACGGTGGCCTCCGGGGCGAGCGAGCCCGAGGTCATCGAGCAGATCGACATAGGCGGTCCGGCCATGGTGCGCGCGGCGGCGAAGAACTTCCGCCATGTCTGTGTGGTGGTGGATCCGGACGATTATGCGGCGGTGCTGGAGGAGCTGGGGACGTCGGGTGGAGTAGGGGAGGAGACGCGCCGTCGGCTGATGCGCAAGGCGTTCGCGCACACGGCCGCCTATGACGCGTCCATCGCCGGGTGGCTCGCGGGTCAGGCCCAGGAGCCGTTTCCGGCCGAGCTGTCGCTGGCCTTCCAGAAGGTCCAGGGCCTGCGCTACGGCGAGAACCCCCACCAGCGGGGCGCCTTCTACCGAGAGCACTCCGCGCCCGCGGAGCCCACGGTGGCCTTCGCCAAGGTGCTCCAAGGTAAGGAGTTGTCCTACAACAACATCCTGGATCTCGACGCCGCGCTGGGGCTCGTCCTGGAGTTTCCCGAGCAGCCGTGCGCCGTCATCATCAAGCACAACACCCCGTGTGGGGTGGCGGTGGATGAGCAACTGGTGCGCGCGTACCGCACGGCCCGGGCCATCGATGAGGTGTCCGCCTTTGGCGGCATCGTCGCGCTCAACCGGGAGGTGGATGAGGCTTGCGCCCAGGCGCTGGCGGAGACGTTCCTGGAGGCGGTCATCGCCCCCGCGTATGCGCCCGCCGCGCTGCAACTGCTGGGGGCGAAGAAGAACCTGCGGCTGCTGGAGGCGGGCCCTGGGCTGGCCTCTGCGCAGGCGCGGCCCCGGGTTCAGTTGGATGCCCGGAGCGTGTCGGGTGGACTGCTCCTCCAGGACAGGGATGCGGCCGAGCCCTCGCTGGAGTGGAAGGTGGTCACCCGGCGGGCTCCCACGGCGGAGGAGGAGAAGGCGCTCCGCTTCGCCTGGCGGATCTGCAAGCATGTCAAGAGCAACGCCATCGTCTTCGCGCAGCCCCTGCGTTTGCTCGCCGCGGGTGGAGGGCAGACCAGCCGCGTGGACTCGGTGAAGATCGCTGCGGTCCGGGGGGGAGAGGCCCTCCGGGGGAGTGCCGTGGCGTCGGATGCCTTCTTTCCCTTCCGGGACGGGCTGGATGAAGCGGCCCGTGCAGGGGCCACCTGTGTCATCCAGCCGGGTGGCTCGGTTCGCGACGCGGAGCTCATCGCCGCCGCCGATGAACACAATCTGGCGATGGTACTGACTGGAGTGCGACACTTCCGTCACTGA
- a CDS encoding sigma factor-like helix-turn-helix DNA-binding protein: protein MSEVKQLEGEEEGAEEEKPSERRRSKTMSRKEMARDLRRRRLTGQVDPEESELLQNIDSQRPRTRADCVNGPRPCLFVSCKHNLYLDVNPETGSIKLNFPDKEIGELEHTCALDVAEKGGITLEEVGEIMNLTRERIRQVETRGLMKLREATEAEPPVSARKP from the coding sequence ATGTCGGAAGTGAAGCAGCTGGAGGGCGAGGAGGAGGGGGCGGAGGAGGAGAAGCCATCGGAGCGCCGCCGCTCGAAGACCATGTCGCGCAAGGAGATGGCGCGGGACCTGCGGCGTCGGCGGCTGACGGGGCAGGTGGACCCGGAGGAGTCGGAGCTCCTGCAGAACATCGATTCCCAAAGGCCGCGCACCCGCGCGGACTGTGTGAACGGTCCTCGTCCGTGCCTGTTCGTCTCCTGTAAGCACAACCTTTACCTGGATGTGAACCCGGAGACGGGCTCCATCAAGCTCAACTTCCCGGACAAGGAAATCGGGGAGTTGGAGCACACCTGTGCCCTGGATGTGGCGGAGAAGGGGGGCATCACGCTGGAGGAGGTGGGCGAAATCATGAACCTCACCCGCGAGCGCATCCGCCAGGTGGAGACGCGCGGGCTGATGAAGCTGCGCGAGGCGACCGAGGCCGAGCCGCCTGTGTCGGCCCGAAAGCCTTGA
- a CDS encoding serine/threonine protein kinase produces MRHTLGAFGILGLPASKGAWAASCTVSLETYGNYHLVKRLALGGMAQIYLARRKGQDASPPLVVVKRILPHLAENLEFVRMFLDEARIAARLAHPNIVQLYDLGAQDDSFFLAMEYIHGDDVRRICKRAESLAHPLPVALACRIIIDACAGLDYAHKKVDPLGKPLGIVHRDVSPQNILVSFEGEVKVVDFGIAKAADQATVTRSGVLKGKYSYMSPEQAAGKRVDCRSDVFALGVVLYELLTGTRLFKRSTDMQTLSAVSDCQVTPPSEVSPRVPADLDAIVLKALAKDPDTRYAEAIQLQVALEAWLRAHPSASSQADLGMFMQEVYAERLAREARTGQVVVEEEAPAPVQRAAGEGARRVGSGPSPSSKDVTRADRGEVVEAVALEATALSPMRPLRPVRVAEEVPDPEETDRQRPERRPVTPRPIDVRRPEPTISVHTRTDQDAPSLSITDTTQAPSRRRQGVISRWGWLMGLAAFLLVAGGTALLWVWLAPSLLPMPEVAQSAPVPAPEKPLPQAAPPALPQAPPPTVVALTLETKPSDAKLFVDGQEQQGPSPVVLQVTKDQELEVKVMASDYETATRRVKVTAGPSQLERFVLTRPLRASLPGLTPAPIKTSRGDPLKPGGQPATGRVRFNVTPWARVSCNERILGTTPMLNEVTLPVGVYQCTFHNPELGRTHTQRIEVKALTLNELDVRF; encoded by the coding sequence GTGAGACATACGCTCGGGGCCTTTGGCATCCTGGGCCTCCCCGCATCGAAGGGCGCGTGGGCGGCAAGCTGCACCGTGTCGCTCGAGACCTACGGCAATTACCACCTTGTGAAACGGCTCGCCTTGGGCGGGATGGCGCAGATTTACCTCGCCCGGCGCAAGGGGCAGGACGCCTCGCCCCCCTTGGTGGTTGTGAAGCGCATCCTTCCCCACCTGGCGGAAAACCTCGAGTTTGTCCGGATGTTCCTGGATGAGGCGCGGATCGCCGCCCGGTTGGCGCATCCCAACATTGTCCAGCTCTACGACTTGGGGGCGCAGGACGACAGCTTCTTTCTGGCCATGGAGTACATCCATGGGGACGACGTGCGGCGCATCTGCAAGCGCGCCGAGTCGCTCGCGCACCCGCTGCCGGTCGCGCTCGCCTGCCGCATCATCATCGATGCGTGCGCGGGCCTGGACTACGCGCACAAGAAGGTGGATCCGCTGGGCAAGCCGCTGGGCATCGTTCACCGGGACGTGTCGCCGCAGAACATCCTCGTGTCGTTCGAGGGTGAGGTGAAGGTGGTGGACTTTGGGATCGCCAAGGCGGCGGACCAGGCCACGGTGACGCGCTCGGGGGTGCTCAAGGGCAAGTACTCGTACATGTCGCCGGAGCAAGCGGCGGGCAAGCGGGTGGACTGCCGCAGCGATGTGTTCGCGCTCGGGGTGGTGCTCTACGAGCTGCTCACCGGGACGCGCTTGTTCAAGCGCTCCACGGACATGCAGACGCTGTCGGCGGTCTCCGATTGCCAGGTGACGCCGCCGTCCGAAGTGAGTCCGCGCGTCCCCGCGGACCTGGATGCCATCGTCCTGAAGGCGCTCGCAAAGGATCCGGACACGCGCTACGCCGAGGCGATTCAGCTCCAGGTGGCGCTCGAAGCGTGGCTGCGCGCGCACCCGTCGGCGTCGTCCCAGGCGGACCTGGGCATGTTCATGCAGGAGGTGTATGCGGAGCGCCTGGCCCGAGAGGCGCGCACGGGGCAGGTGGTGGTGGAGGAGGAGGCGCCTGCTCCCGTGCAGCGTGCCGCCGGGGAAGGGGCTCGCCGGGTGGGCTCAGGTCCCAGCCCGTCCTCGAAGGACGTCACCCGGGCGGACCGTGGCGAGGTGGTGGAGGCGGTCGCCCTGGAGGCCACGGCCCTCTCGCCGATGCGGCCCCTGCGACCCGTGCGGGTGGCCGAGGAGGTTCCGGATCCCGAGGAGACGGATCGCCAGCGTCCCGAGCGGCGGCCCGTGACGCCCCGGCCCATCGACGTGCGCCGCCCGGAGCCCACGATCTCCGTTCACACGCGGACGGATCAGGACGCGCCTTCGCTGTCCATCACCGACACGACGCAGGCTCCCTCGCGCCGCCGCCAGGGAGTGATCTCTCGGTGGGGGTGGCTGATGGGTCTGGCCGCGTTCCTGCTCGTCGCAGGAGGCACGGCCCTGCTGTGGGTGTGGTTGGCCCCTTCGCTCCTGCCCATGCCCGAGGTGGCCCAGAGCGCGCCCGTGCCCGCTCCCGAGAAGCCGCTGCCCCAGGCCGCGCCGCCGGCTCTCCCCCAGGCCCCCCCGCCCACCGTGGTCGCGCTCACGCTGGAGACGAAGCCCTCGGATGCGAAGCTCTTCGTGGATGGGCAGGAGCAGCAGGGCCCGAGCCCGGTGGTGCTCCAGGTGACGAAGGATCAGGAGCTGGAGGTGAAGGTGATGGCCTCCGATTACGAGACCGCGACGCGGCGGGTAAAGGTGACGGCGGGCCCCTCGCAGTTGGAGCGGTTCGTCCTGACGCGGCCTCTGCGGGCTTCTCTTCCTGGACTCACCCCTGCGCCCATCAAGACGTCGCGCGGGGATCCGCTCAAGCCAGGGGGGCAGCCCGCGACGGGGCGGGTGCGTTTCAACGTGACGCCCTGGGCGCGGGTTTCCTGCAATGAGCGCATCCTGGGCACCACGCCGATGTTGAATGAAGTGACGCTTCCGGTGGGGGTCTACCAGTGCACGTTTCACAACCCCGAGCTGGGCAGGACGCACACCCAGCGCATCGAAGTGAAGGCCCTCACGCTGAACGAGCTGGACGTCAGGTTCTAG
- a CDS encoding tetratricopeptide repeat protein encodes MRIVCQKCAAAYAIEDRLISPKGVRAQCPRCRHLQLVKKDPASAEAGAPAEATAPPQAAAAARPAAPARPQAAEDALPGYTDGSGGSAPDPLFDGLIPSGPSRASVAVPPGKAPDSARVGCRECNKPLTDPFDQAIGTCEDCRQKAKPADEAAPAAAAAASSASNPFIDLPPLESIDMSGVSATGAPALGPEPRSSANRSQPPRPAYAAVPAPQNARQGSGGGGGIVLGLLLALVLVGGGAGGAYYFLVMKPQAEVVAKPAQPVGPPPIPAAIQAVLPRWELRFLDLSGTSAEKIEEGMKLLAEDQRSAYSEAEESFQQALLIDPRNDAAIAGYVQAVALGRGTSIDKNTFDEALTLVEAAEERAGRTPALLLAHANLMLTRPNQPEASGQARRLAEEVLTKGIDVDKAEAHVVLGRTYLKTSIGLANQHFDSALTLAPNLQRVTYYRALSHESAGEYSLALEALKGRLAKDPEHWDSLATMARIYLEVGEVEQARKLYESRAKGQEGDGRALLTLAVMRYQVDGNAGVATKELRALLKNRQRYGEREIAEALVHLSAAERMAGNAEAGVKAAEEALTVTKDLPAAYLQLFLTALGRGEAAKAASSLAGFQGKTEDAALEKVLEGRLRLTERKPAEALELFQEALRLDSRREDALLLSGIAAASAGRRDDAFRSFFQALQSDPMRPMPRPVMTLYFLRPGETLVGMKGAILEMKKESMDVAPTLYEALLLVHMGDRPEGERLFREVYELDPNNAGAAAYLSLLALQRGEGSRARTLGAQAVAVGRQQPIAHFANGAALEESKKWEPAKRSLRDALGLAPTLLSAEVKLAEMEMTSNRSSARERLLKVAGLDPTYLAAKRLLFLLDRQG; translated from the coding sequence ATGCGGATCGTCTGCCAGAAATGTGCGGCTGCTTATGCCATCGAAGATCGGCTGATCTCGCCGAAGGGGGTTCGTGCGCAGTGCCCCCGGTGTCGGCACCTTCAGCTCGTGAAGAAGGACCCGGCGAGTGCGGAGGCCGGTGCACCTGCGGAGGCCACTGCTCCACCGCAGGCCGCCGCGGCTGCTCGCCCCGCCGCGCCCGCGCGTCCCCAGGCGGCCGAGGATGCGCTGCCGGGATACACGGACGGGTCCGGTGGGTCGGCGCCCGATCCGTTGTTCGATGGGCTCATTCCCTCCGGGCCTTCCCGGGCGTCGGTCGCGGTGCCTCCTGGCAAGGCCCCGGACTCCGCACGGGTGGGGTGCCGTGAGTGCAACAAGCCCCTGACGGATCCGTTCGATCAAGCGATCGGAACGTGTGAAGACTGTCGGCAGAAGGCGAAGCCCGCGGACGAGGCGGCTCCCGCTGCCGCCGCCGCCGCGTCCTCGGCGAGCAACCCCTTCATTGATCTGCCCCCGCTCGAGTCCATCGACATGTCGGGGGTGTCCGCCACGGGCGCCCCCGCGCTGGGTCCCGAGCCGCGGAGCAGCGCGAACCGCTCCCAGCCCCCCAGGCCCGCCTATGCGGCGGTGCCCGCGCCCCAGAATGCCCGGCAGGGCTCCGGGGGAGGCGGAGGCATTGTCCTCGGCCTCTTGCTGGCATTGGTGCTGGTGGGCGGCGGTGCGGGGGGGGCGTACTACTTCCTGGTGATGAAGCCTCAGGCCGAGGTGGTCGCCAAGCCCGCGCAGCCGGTGGGGCCGCCGCCCATTCCCGCGGCCATTCAAGCCGTGTTGCCGCGCTGGGAACTGCGGTTCCTGGACCTGTCCGGCACCAGCGCGGAGAAGATCGAAGAGGGCATGAAGTTGCTGGCCGAGGACCAGCGCTCGGCTTACTCGGAGGCGGAGGAGTCCTTCCAGCAGGCGCTGCTGATCGACCCGCGCAACGACGCGGCCATCGCGGGCTACGTGCAGGCGGTGGCGCTCGGGCGTGGCACCAGCATCGACAAGAACACGTTCGATGAGGCGCTCACGCTCGTCGAGGCCGCCGAGGAGCGCGCGGGCCGCACGCCGGCGCTGTTGCTGGCCCACGCGAACCTGATGCTGACACGCCCCAACCAGCCCGAGGCCTCCGGGCAGGCGAGGCGGCTGGCGGAGGAGGTGTTGACCAAGGGCATCGACGTGGACAAGGCCGAGGCCCATGTGGTGCTGGGCCGGACCTACCTCAAGACCTCCATCGGACTGGCCAACCAGCACTTTGATTCGGCGCTCACGCTGGCCCCCAACCTTCAGCGCGTCACCTACTACCGGGCGCTGTCGCACGAGTCGGCGGGTGAGTACTCGCTGGCGCTCGAGGCGCTCAAGGGGCGTCTGGCGAAGGATCCGGAGCACTGGGACAGCCTGGCCACCATGGCGCGCATCTACTTGGAAGTCGGTGAGGTGGAGCAGGCCCGGAAGCTCTATGAATCCCGCGCCAAGGGGCAGGAGGGGGATGGACGCGCCCTGCTGACGTTGGCGGTGATGCGCTACCAGGTGGATGGAAACGCTGGGGTGGCCACCAAGGAGCTCCGCGCCCTGCTCAAGAACCGGCAGCGCTATGGCGAGCGTGAAATTGCGGAGGCGCTTGTTCACCTGTCCGCCGCCGAGCGCATGGCGGGCAACGCCGAGGCAGGGGTGAAGGCGGCCGAGGAGGCCCTGACCGTCACCAAGGACCTGCCCGCCGCGTACCTGCAGCTCTTCCTCACAGCCCTCGGGCGCGGTGAGGCCGCCAAGGCGGCCTCTTCCCTGGCGGGCTTCCAGGGGAAGACCGAGGATGCCGCGCTGGAGAAGGTGCTGGAAGGCCGGTTGAGGCTGACCGAGCGCAAGCCCGCCGAGGCGCTGGAATTGTTCCAGGAAGCCCTCCGGCTCGATTCGCGCCGGGAGGATGCGCTGCTGCTGTCAGGCATCGCCGCGGCGAGTGCGGGTCGGCGGGATGATGCGTTCCGGTCTTTCTTCCAGGCCCTCCAGTCCGATCCCATGCGTCCGATGCCGCGGCCGGTGATGACGCTGTACTTCCTGCGTCCGGGAGAGACGCTCGTGGGGATGAAGGGCGCCATCCTGGAGATGAAGAAGGAGTCCATGGACGTGGCGCCCACCCTCTATGAGGCGCTCCTGCTCGTGCACATGGGCGATCGTCCCGAAGGGGAGCGCCTGTTCCGCGAGGTGTACGAGCTGGACCCCAACAACGCGGGCGCGGCGGCGTATCTGTCGCTGCTGGCCTTGCAGCGCGGCGAGGGGTCCCGGGCGCGGACCCTGGGGGCGCAGGCCGTGGCTGTCGGACGCCAGCAGCCCATCGCCCACTTCGCCAATGGGGCGGCCCTCGAGGAGAGCAAGAAGTGGGAACCCGCCAAGCGCTCCCTCCGGGATGCGCTGGGGCTGGCGCCCACGCTGCTGTCCGCCGAGGTGAAGCTGGCGGAGATGGAGATGACCTCGAACCGGAGCTCCGCCCGGGAGCGGCTCCTGAAGGTGGCTGGGTTGGATCCCACGTATCTGGCCGCCAAGCGCCTTCTCTTCCTGCTCGATCGTCAAGGGTGA